The following are from one region of the bacterium genome:
- a CDS encoding PDZ domain-containing protein — VVKHHGEVIGINSAVNTQGQGIGFAIPSNMAQRVMAQLQAKGKVTRGYLGLVPANFDDNKRAALKVPKTVSGIFIDNVQEDTPADKAGLRGGDIITQIEGKSFTDPTQFRLYVADHNPGDKLQMKIWRDDKLRDFEIVLGDRGEYLAAANGTVKDREREKNWLGIDVVEAGSTRARGLRLNVEEGIVVLRVEAESPADGVLQRGDVVLEVDRKKVETLVDWNKLQEQLSDRTEPILFRIQRGANKTFVTITPK; from the coding sequence GTTGTTAAACATCACGGCGAAGTCATCGGCATTAACTCAGCGGTCAATACCCAGGGTCAAGGTATCGGCTTTGCGATTCCGTCGAATATGGCACAGCGGGTAATGGCGCAACTGCAGGCGAAAGGAAAAGTTACTCGTGGTTATCTTGGATTGGTTCCTGCAAATTTCGACGACAACAAACGCGCTGCATTGAAAGTGCCGAAAACAGTATCGGGTATATTCATCGATAACGTGCAAGAGGATACCCCAGCCGATAAAGCAGGGTTGCGCGGCGGCGATATCATCACACAAATCGAAGGAAAATCGTTTACCGATCCGACACAATTCCGGTTGTATGTTGCCGACCACAATCCCGGCGACAAACTGCAAATGAAGATTTGGAGGGACGATAAACTCCGTGACTTTGAAATCGTTCTCGGTGATCGCGGTGAATATCTGGCTGCTGCAAATGGTACTGTGAAAGATCGCGAGCGGGAGAAGAATTGGTTGGGTATCGATGTCGTGGAAGCTGGTTCGACAAGAGCACGTGGTTTACGTTTGAATGTCGAAGAAGGAATAGTCGTGTTGCGGGTAGAAGCTGAATCGCCAGCTGACGGAGTACTGCAACGCGGCGATGTTGTACTCGAAGTCGACCGCAAGAAAGTCGAAACACTGGTTGATTGGAACAAGTTACAGGAACAGTTGAGTGACCGGACGGAACCGATACTCTTTCGGATTCAGCGTGGTGCGAACAAAACCTTTGTTACAATTACACCGAAGTAA